One stretch of Mobula birostris isolate sMobBir1 chromosome 5, sMobBir1.hap1, whole genome shotgun sequence DNA includes these proteins:
- the polk gene encoding DNA polymerase kappa isoform X4, translated as MKVREIMVDYDPNFLPVSLDEAYLDITEHLEQRENWPEHKRTYYCHGEAKENMDSLQLCNEDVGNMGDISPILFKDSPPMLSQQEPVHSAVQQTDASLQSNEKESYQQEKEPIVFGITAEEAVKELRFRIEQKTKLTASAGIAPNMMLSKVCSEVNKPNGQYQIPADSDAVLNFVKNMPIRKVPGIGKVTEKMLNALGITTCTELYQQRALLSLLFSESTWYHFLQISLGLSETHLERDGDRKSMSTERTFNEINEASEQLSLCRELCHDLEEDLHKEGLRGKTVTLKLKNINFEVKTRACTVPLAISKEEEIYAVASELLKTELENLHPQPLRLRLMGVRISGFVHQDEKKPPQKTIINFFQTGKSETPICSSDFECVDMKNPTELAETSKGESFFNKKRQQNSQVLAVKQQEKCTPAITPPARTVDDMQPKDGGLILALKADKCQKCLKREGISTSEELRNHIDCCLCVTVGEAKARCAIMKDACILDTNFKNEKIMDPYEQKGTGHQESCSEMYPRITDVDLHGRIENNSFNGESLVKNITCPIVQSSNQTCLKDHMQPSNRPLTLIKDKRILEEEFSDHCNFSVMSGKNTHSIQLDLTKSNTSRLDYPLFTQLNLSKLGPQQQSAQAVKHAASLKGRLSSESAEPTGLVCPVCNIRQETTDLSLFNGHVDICLNQGVIQELTERSTHLFSNDCTSKEVGPSEIGKGSSNSFVGTKRTGSTAQQPITKKARCNSSINTIDRFFK; from the exons ATGAAG GTACGAGAGATAATGGTAGACTATGACCCCAATTTCCTACCAGTAAGTCTTGATGAAGCCTACCTGGACATAACAGAGCATTTAGAACAAAGAGAGAATTGGCCAGAACACAAAAGGACATATTACTGCCATGGAGAAG CAAAAGAAAACATGGATAGTTTACAGCTATGCAATGAAGATGTGGGAAATATGGGAGATATTTCACCTATACTTTTCAAGGATAGCCCTCCCATGTTGTCACAGCAGGAACCAGTTCACAGTGCAGTGCAACAGACAGATGCTAGTCTGCAAAGCAATGAAAAAGAATCATACCAGCAGGAGAAAGAGCCAATTGTGTTTGgtattacagcagaggaggctgtTAAAGAACTGCGCTTCAGAATTGAACAGAAGACAAAATTAACAGCAAGTGCAG GAATTGCGCCAAACATGATGTTGTCCAAAGTGTGCAGTGAAGTAAACAAGCCAAATGGTCAGTATCAAATTCCAGCAGACAGTGATGCTGTGCTGAACTTCGTAAAGAATATGCCTATTAGAAAG GTACCTGGTATAGGAAAGGTAACAGAAAAAATGCTGAATGCATTAGGAATTACAACATGCACTGAACTGTACCAGCAGAGGGCCTTGCTGTCCTTGTTGTTCTCTGAGAGTACCTGGTACCATTTTTTACAGATCTCACTTGGTCTGAGTGAAACACACCTTGAAAG AGATGGTGATCGGAAGAGTATGAGCACAGAAAG GACTTTCAATGAAATCAATGAGGCATCAGAACAGCTCAGCTTATGCCGTGAACTTTGTCATGATCTTGAGGAAGATCTCCACAAGGAAGGACTAAGG GGGAAGACTGTAACTCTAAAATTGAAGAATATAAACTTTGAAGTGAAGACAAGAGCCTGTACAGTTCCATTGGCTATTTCTAAGGAAGAAGAAATTTATGCTGTTGCATCTGAATTACTGAAGACTGAGCTTGAGAACCTACATCCTCAGCCATTGAGACTCAGACTTATGG GTGTACGAATTTCTGGGTTTGTCCATCAGGATGAGAAAAAACCTCCCCAGAAAACCATCATCAATTTTTTCCAAACTGGAAAATCTGAGACCCCGATTTGCAGCTCTGATTTTGAGTGCGTAGACATGAAGAACCCAACAGAACTAGCAGAAACATCCAAAGGAGAAAGTTTCTTCAATAAAAAGCGACAGCAAAATAGCCAGGTTCTTGCAGTCAAACAACAAGAAAAGTGCACACCTGCTATAACGCCCCCAGCTCGCACAGTGGATGATATGCAGCCCAAGGACGGTGGCCTGATTCTAGCGTTAAAGGCTGATAAGTGCCAAAAATGTTTAAAAAGAGAAGGTATATCAACTTCAGAGGAATTGAGGAACCATATTGATTGTTGCCTATGTGTAACAGTAGGGGAAGCAAAGGCAAGGTGTGCAATCATGAAGGACGCATGTATCTTGGACactaattttaaaaatgaaaaaataatgGATCCATATGAACAAAAAGGAACAGGACATCAGGAGAGCTGCTCAGAAATGTATCCGAGAATTACGGATGTGGATTTGCATGGAAGGATTGAAAATAACAGCTTTAATGGTGAATCATTAGTTAAAAACATTACCTGTCCGATTGTACAATCTAGTAACCAGACTTGTCTTAAAGATCACATGCAGCCATCTAATAGACCTCTGACACTCATTAAAGATAAACGTATTTTAGAAGAAGAATTTTCAGACCACTGCAATTTCTCAGTTATGTCTGGTAAAAATACTCATTCAATTCAGCTGGATTTAACTAAATCTAATACGAGCAGGTTAGATTACCCATTGTTTACACAACTCAACCTGTCAAAACTGGGTCCTCAGCAACAGTCAGCCCAGGCAGTAAAGCATGCTGCGTCATTAAAAGGAAGGTTGTCTTCAGAGTCAGCAGAACCAACTGGTCTGGTATGTCCAGTTTGCAACATTAGGCAAGAAACAACAGATCTTTCATTGTTCAACGGGCATGTTGATATCTGCCTAAATCAAGGGGTTATACAAGAGCTTACTGAAAGATCAACACACCTATTTTCCAATGACTGCACTTCAAAGGAAGTAG GTCCATCAGAAATTGGAAAGGGATCTTCAAATTCATTTGTTGGAACCAAAAG
- the polk gene encoding DNA polymerase kappa isoform X2, with protein MECTAKENEDSTTANDVGILSRIGLNDNKAGMGGLDKEKINKIIMEASKGSRFYENEQKKEQQVNQRIEKMLQQKVQITEHQLKKRQQQVDRIVIELKKNRDLSHTIVHIDMDAFYAAVEMKDNPELKDKPMAVGSMSMLSTSNYHARKYGVRAAMPGFIAKKLCPNLTIVPAHFDKYRAVSKEVREIMVDYDPNFLPVSLDEAYLDITEHLEQRENWPEHKRTYYCHGEAKENMDSLQLCNEDVGNMGDISPILFKDSPPMLSQQEPVHSAVQQTDASLQSNEKESYQQEKEPIVFGITAEEAVKELRFRIEQKTKLTASAGIAPNMMLSKVCSEVNKPNGQYQIPADSDAVLNFVKNMPIRKVPGIGKVTEKMLNALGITTCTELYQQRALLSLLFSESTWYHFLQISLGLSETHLERDGDRKSMSTERTFNEINEASEQLSLCRELCHDLEEDLHKEGLRGKTVTLKLKNINFEVKTRACTVPLAISKEEEIYAVASELLKTELENLHPQPLRLRLMGVRISGFVHQDEKKPPQKTIINFFQTGKSETPICSSDFECVDMKNPTELAETSKGESFFNKKRQQNSQVLAVKQQEKCTPAITPPARTVDDMQPKDGGLILALKADKCQKCLKREGISTSEELRNHIDCCLCVTVGEAKARCAIMKDACILDTNFKNEKIMDPYEQKGTGHQESCSEMYPRITDVDLHGRIENNSFNGESLVKNITCPIVQSSNQTCLKDHMQPSNRPLTLIKDKRILEEEFSDHCNFSVMSGKNTHSIQLDLTKSNTSRLDYPLFTQLNLSKLGPQQQSAQAVKHAASLKGRLSSESAEPTGLVCPVCNIRQETTDLSLFNGHVDICLNQGVIQELTERSTHLFSNDCTSKEVDLWMT; from the exons GTGGATCGAATTGTGATTGAATTAAAGAAGAATCGTGACCTTAGTCACAcaattgtacatattgacatggaTGCTTTTTATGCTGCTGTGGAGATGAAGGATAACCCAGAACTGAAAGACAAACCCATGGCTGTTGGATCAATGAGTATGCTG TCAACATCAAATTATCATGCTCGGAAATATGGAGTACGTGCAGCTATGCCTGGGTTTATTGCTAAGAAGCTGTGTCCAAATTTAACTATTGTTCCAGCACACTTTGATAAGTATCGAGCAGTAAGCAAAGAG GTACGAGAGATAATGGTAGACTATGACCCCAATTTCCTACCAGTAAGTCTTGATGAAGCCTACCTGGACATAACAGAGCATTTAGAACAAAGAGAGAATTGGCCAGAACACAAAAGGACATATTACTGCCATGGAGAAG CAAAAGAAAACATGGATAGTTTACAGCTATGCAATGAAGATGTGGGAAATATGGGAGATATTTCACCTATACTTTTCAAGGATAGCCCTCCCATGTTGTCACAGCAGGAACCAGTTCACAGTGCAGTGCAACAGACAGATGCTAGTCTGCAAAGCAATGAAAAAGAATCATACCAGCAGGAGAAAGAGCCAATTGTGTTTGgtattacagcagaggaggctgtTAAAGAACTGCGCTTCAGAATTGAACAGAAGACAAAATTAACAGCAAGTGCAG GAATTGCGCCAAACATGATGTTGTCCAAAGTGTGCAGTGAAGTAAACAAGCCAAATGGTCAGTATCAAATTCCAGCAGACAGTGATGCTGTGCTGAACTTCGTAAAGAATATGCCTATTAGAAAG GTACCTGGTATAGGAAAGGTAACAGAAAAAATGCTGAATGCATTAGGAATTACAACATGCACTGAACTGTACCAGCAGAGGGCCTTGCTGTCCTTGTTGTTCTCTGAGAGTACCTGGTACCATTTTTTACAGATCTCACTTGGTCTGAGTGAAACACACCTTGAAAG AGATGGTGATCGGAAGAGTATGAGCACAGAAAG GACTTTCAATGAAATCAATGAGGCATCAGAACAGCTCAGCTTATGCCGTGAACTTTGTCATGATCTTGAGGAAGATCTCCACAAGGAAGGACTAAGG GGGAAGACTGTAACTCTAAAATTGAAGAATATAAACTTTGAAGTGAAGACAAGAGCCTGTACAGTTCCATTGGCTATTTCTAAGGAAGAAGAAATTTATGCTGTTGCATCTGAATTACTGAAGACTGAGCTTGAGAACCTACATCCTCAGCCATTGAGACTCAGACTTATGG GTGTACGAATTTCTGGGTTTGTCCATCAGGATGAGAAAAAACCTCCCCAGAAAACCATCATCAATTTTTTCCAAACTGGAAAATCTGAGACCCCGATTTGCAGCTCTGATTTTGAGTGCGTAGACATGAAGAACCCAACAGAACTAGCAGAAACATCCAAAGGAGAAAGTTTCTTCAATAAAAAGCGACAGCAAAATAGCCAGGTTCTTGCAGTCAAACAACAAGAAAAGTGCACACCTGCTATAACGCCCCCAGCTCGCACAGTGGATGATATGCAGCCCAAGGACGGTGGCCTGATTCTAGCGTTAAAGGCTGATAAGTGCCAAAAATGTTTAAAAAGAGAAGGTATATCAACTTCAGAGGAATTGAGGAACCATATTGATTGTTGCCTATGTGTAACAGTAGGGGAAGCAAAGGCAAGGTGTGCAATCATGAAGGACGCATGTATCTTGGACactaattttaaaaatgaaaaaataatgGATCCATATGAACAAAAAGGAACAGGACATCAGGAGAGCTGCTCAGAAATGTATCCGAGAATTACGGATGTGGATTTGCATGGAAGGATTGAAAATAACAGCTTTAATGGTGAATCATTAGTTAAAAACATTACCTGTCCGATTGTACAATCTAGTAACCAGACTTGTCTTAAAGATCACATGCAGCCATCTAATAGACCTCTGACACTCATTAAAGATAAACGTATTTTAGAAGAAGAATTTTCAGACCACTGCAATTTCTCAGTTATGTCTGGTAAAAATACTCATTCAATTCAGCTGGATTTAACTAAATCTAATACGAGCAGGTTAGATTACCCATTGTTTACACAACTCAACCTGTCAAAACTGGGTCCTCAGCAACAGTCAGCCCAGGCAGTAAAGCATGCTGCGTCATTAAAAGGAAGGTTGTCTTCAGAGTCAGCAGAACCAACTGGTCTGGTATGTCCAGTTTGCAACATTAGGCAAGAAACAACAGATCTTTCATTGTTCAACGGGCATGTTGATATCTGCCTAAATCAAGGGGTTATACAAGAGCTTACTGAAAGATCAACACACCTATTTTCCAATGACTGCACTTCAAAGGAAGTAG atttgtggatgacgtag